In Erigeron canadensis isolate Cc75 chromosome 7, C_canadensis_v1, whole genome shotgun sequence, one DNA window encodes the following:
- the LOC122608343 gene encoding uncharacterized protein LOC122608343: MPFSTLNQQDCCRNGHLNLKFFRLVGKRLITICGFARHEPRVRPWADLPPELLSSIADRLTIIDLLSFRGTCKDFRSASSTASAEIELSRSPWLLFHKPNTSECHIYNEHESKTYKRNIPDLEGATCLASYQGWLLVFREETLFFFNPFSLAKIALPDFPHKQIDGHVATFSDVPTSPHCIVSIVNSTDENYVEVNFISRGENAWTKYKERKPESLSHPIVTTTFDKESQTFYYADAGKYLLTFSVKDGKFTKYRYVQRNMTEGVKPLKLNLPYRVSENVFRDTFEKKRCQLDLEDDEYVAACGLTYKLPKTMSSQVYSNEAVDVSAAKTRVRRAVWIQPRFFEPDPNHQW, encoded by the exons ATGCCTTTTTCTACCCTAAACCAGCAAG attgttgtagAAATGGGCACcttaatttgaagttttttcgATTAGTCGGGAAACGATTGATCACCATATGTGGATTTGCCAGGCATGAGCCTAGAGTAAGGCCATGGGCAGATCTCCCCCCGGAGCTTCTATCTTCTATTGCAGATCGTTTAACCATAATCGACCTTCTAAGTTTCCGTGGTACTTGCAAAGATTTTCGTTCTGCTTCATCCACTGCCTCAGCTGAAATCGAGCTTTCTAGATCTCCTTGGCTATTGTTTCATAAACCAAACACTTCTGAATGCCACATTTACAATGAACACGAATCCAAGACCTACAAACGCAACATTCCAGATCTTGAAGGCGCGACTTGCCTTGCATCTTATCAAGGATGGCTCCTTGTATTCAGAGAAGAAACACTTTTCTTCTTTAACCCCTTTTCTCTAGCTAAAATCGCGCTTCCTGATTTCCCCCACAAGCAAATAGATGGCCATGTTGCCACGTTTTCTGACGTTCCTACGTCCCCTCACTGCATAGTCTCTATCGTTAACTCAACCGACGAGAACTATGTTGAGGTTAACTTCATTTCTAGAGGGGAAAATGCGTGGACTAAATACAAGGAACGGAAGCCCGAGAGTCTAAGCCACCCCATTGTCACAACAACATTTGATAAGGAGAGTCAAACCTTCTACTACGCAGATGCGGGGAAATATTTGCTTACATTTTCGGTTAAAGATGGCAAATTTACTAAATACAGATATGTGCAGCGTAACATGACGGAGGGTGTTAAGCCTCTTAAACTAAACCTGCCTTATAGAGTTTCAGAAAATGTGTTTCGTGACACGTTTGAGAAGAAGAGATGCCAACTTGATCTTGAAGACGATGAATATGTTGCTGCTTGTGGATTAACATACAAACTGCCTAAGACGATGTCTTCTCAAGTTTATTCAAATGAAGCCGTGGATGTTTCTGCCGCTAAAACTCGTGTACGCAGGGCAGTTTGGATTCAACCACGATTCTTTGAACCTGATCCGAACCATCAATGGTGA
- the LOC122609387 gene encoding F-box/kelch-repeat protein At3g18720-like, whose translation MNIETGRVLNRSRSWSDLPIEILSCIADRLSIIELLSFRGTCKDFRSASSAAIAADEYPWLLFHKPNSSECLIHDEPRSVSYKRNIPDLQGATCLASYQGWLLVFKDESVFFFCPFSLAKIALPKFPHNQIEGHVAAFSFLPTSPDCMVAVLNATDKYYNFEINMISKGQSEWTQHKISRCCLSSRLTLATFDHKSKNFWYMDDEKSLLAFSAIDNSWEPRRIQNDPNVARGEPLPYFYWYHYLGDTIEQKRDKLDIEDDEYVVVCGLTFHHPALNFPAVYQNEVVDRSPTKTRMRRAVWIQPRFFEAHPNQHW comes from the coding sequence ATGAACATTGAAACGGGTCGGGTTTTAAATCGATCGAGATCATGGTCTGATCTTCCCATCGAGATTCTATCTTGTATTGCAGACCGATTAAGCATAATCGAGCTCTTAAGTTTCCGTGGAACATGCAAAGATTTTCGCTCTGCTTCATCCGCTGCCATAGCAGCAGATGAATATCCATGGCTACTATTTCACAAACCCAACAGTTCCGAATGCCTGATCCACGACGAACCAAGATCCGTATCCTACAAACGCAACATTCCAGATCTTCAAGGGGCAACTTGCCTCGCATCTTATCAAGGATGGCTCCTAGTATTCAAAGACGAATCTGTTTTCTTCTTTTGCCCTTTTTCTCTAGCTAAAATCGCGCTTCCTAAATTCCCACACAACCAAATCGAAGGTCACGTGGCAGCATTTTCATTCCTGCCTACCTCTCCTGACTGCATGGTCGCGGTACTTAACGCAACAGATAAgtattataattttgaaataaacatgATTTCAAAAGGGCAAAGCGAATGGACTCAACACAAAATATCAAGATGTTGTTTATCATCCAGACTTACTTTAGCCACATTCGATCACAAGAGTAAAAACTTTTGGTACATGGATGATGAGAAGTCTTTACTCGCCTTTTCCGCTATAGATAATAGCTGGGAACCACGTCGAATCCAGAACGATCCAAACGTAGCCAGGGGCGAGCCGTTACCTTATTTTTATTGGTATCATTACTTAGGTGACACAATTGAGCAAAAGAGAGACAAGCTGGATATTGAAGATGATGAATATGTTGTTGTTTGTGGACTAACTTTCCATCACCCGGCATTGAATTTCCCAGCTGTGTATCAAAATGAAGTCGTGGACAGGTCTCCTACTAAAACTCGTATGCGTAGGGCCGTTTGGATTCAACCACGGTTCTTTGAAGCTCATCCCAACCAGCATTGGTAG
- the LOC122609388 gene encoding F-box protein At3g56470-like: MEVIICCLFTEGRPGKEAMSTETGRVLNRSRSWTDLPIEILSCIADRLSIIELLSFRGTCKDFHSASSAAIGADKYPWILFHKPNSSECLILDEPRSKTYKRNIPDLQGATCLASYQGWLLVFRDESVFFFCPFSLAKIALPDFPHNQIEGHDAAFSDLPTSPNCMVAVLNAIDHDFFEMNIISKGQTEWTQYKISRRTPNLYLTSNLTVATFNRESEEFNFTDTIKYTLTFSAKDKNWKPYNIVPATYENKHIPGLPFRHWWSSYSGDTIEQKRDKLDIEDDEYVVVCGLTYRRPGYNDPVVYQNEVVDRSPTKTRMRRAVWIQPRFFEAHPNQHW, encoded by the coding sequence atggaaGTTATTATTTGCTGTCTATTCACAGAAGGCAGGCCGGGAAAGGAGGCAATGAGCACTGAAACAGGTCGGGTTTTAAATCGATCGAGATCATGGACTGATCTTCCCATCGAGATTCTATCTTGTATTGCAGACCGATTAAGCATAATCGAGCTCTTAAGTTTCCGTGGAACATGCAAAGATTTCCACTCTGCTTCATCCGCTGCCATAGGAGCGGATAAATATCCATGGATACTATTTCACAAGCCCAACAGTTCCGAATGCCTGATCCTCGACGAACCAAGATCCAAAACCTACAAACGCAACATTCCAGATCTTCAAGGGGCAACTTGCCTCGCATCTTATCAAGGATGGCTCCTAGTATTCAGAGACGAATCTGTTTTCTTCTTTTGCCCGTTTTCTCTAGCTAAAATCGCTCTTCCTGATTTCCCACACAACCAAATCGAGGGCCACGATGCTGCCTTTTCAGACCTGCCTACCTCTCCTAACTGCATGGTCGCGGTACTTAACGCGATAGATCATGATTTTTTTGAAATGAACATAATTTCAAAAGGGCAAACCGAATGGACTCAATACAAGATATCAAGGCGTACTCCGAATTTATATTTAACATCCAACCTGACTGTAGCCACATTCAATCGTGAGAGTGAAGAATTTAACTTCACGGATACAATCAAATATACACTCACCTTTTCCGCTAAAGATAAGAACTGGAAACCGTATAACATCGTACCTGCTACATATGAAAACAAGCATATCCCGGGCTTACCTTTTCGTCATTGGTGGTCCTCTTACTCAGGTGACACAATTGAGCAAAAGAGAGACAAGCTGGATATCGAAGACGATGAATATGTTGTGGTTTGTGGGTTAACTTACCGTCGTCCGGGTTATAATGATCCAGTTGTGTATCAAAATGAAGTTGTGGATAGGTCTCCTACTAAAACTCGTATGCGTAGGGCTGTTTGGATTCAGCCACGATTCTTTGAAGCTCATCCCAACCAGCATTGGTAG
- the LOC122607599 gene encoding magnesium transporter MRS2-I-like has translation MAEDGVIVPLDSFSQAAASLIKKTAVSRSWVSVDDSGRSTVLDLDKYGIMNRVAIHARDLRILDPLLSYPSAILGRERAIVLNLEHIKAIITTEEVLLRDPLDDNVIPIVEELQRRLPPVIGQGEDEEVNGVQADTQTSESNEFPFEFRALEVALEGICSFLDARTRELETDAYPALDELTSMISSRNLDRVRKLKSAMTRLTNRVQKVRDELEQLLDDDDDMADLYLSRKTSSASSPSSDGGDVTWSPTSPTIESKISRASRATPYSTQGENDVEELEMLLEAYFMQIEATSNKLTTLREYIDDTEDYINIQLDNHRNQLIQLELFLLSGTVSLSVYSLVAAIFGMNIPYPWNHDHGFVFKWVVILAGIVSASIFISITTYSRHKGLVGS, from the exons ATGGCTGAAGATGGGGTTATTGTACCATTAGATTCATTCTCTCAAGCAGCAGCTTCTTTGATCAAGAAAACGGCTGTTTCGAGAAGCTGGGTTTCGGTCGACGATAGTGGACGTAGTACTGTTTTGGACTTGGATAAATATGGTATTATGAATCGAGTTGCGATTCATGCTAGAGATTTGAGAATTCTTGATCCTTTGTTGTCGTACCCTTCTGCGATTTTAGGCAGAGAAAGAGCTATTGTTCTTAATTTGGAG CATATTAAGGCAATCATTACAACAGAAGAg GTATTGCTTCGTGACCCGCTTGATGATAACGTTATCCCGATTGTAGAAGAGCTACAAAGAAGATTGCCACCAGTTATAGGCCAAGGAGAAGATGAAGAGGTTAATGGTGTTCAAGCCGACACTCAAACCAGCGAATCAAATG AATTCCCATTTGAATTTCGGGCTCTTGAAGTTGCACTAGAAGGTATTTGTAGTTTTCTTGATGCGCGCACAAGAGAACTAGAAACCGATGCTTACCCTGCTTTGGATGAGTTGACCTCCATG ATAAGCAGTCGTAACCTGGATAGAGTGCGTAAGCTCAAGAGTGCAATGACAAGATTGACCAACCGGGTTCAGAAA GTACGAGATGAACTTGAACAACTACTGGACGACGACGATGACATGGCAGACCTCTATTTATCAAGAAAAACGTCTTCTGCTTCTTCCCCGAGCAGTGATGGTGGAGATGTAACCTGGTCACCAACCTCTCCTACTATAGAGTCAAAGATATCCAGAGCAAGCAGGGCAACACCATATTCCACTCAAGGGGAAAACGACGTTGAGGAACTAGAAATGTTGCTTGAG GCTTACTTCATGCAAATTGAAGCAACATCAAATAAGCTGACCACG CTGCGTGAGTATATTGATGATACAGAAGACTACATTAATATTCAG TTGGATAATCACCGAAATCAGCTGATTCAG TTAGAACTCTTCCTACTATCCGGGACAGTCTCATTGTCAGTTTACTCATTGGTAGCAGCTATATTCGGTATGAATATTCCTTACCCATGGAATCATGACCATGGGTTTGTATTCAAATGG GTGGTCATTCTTGCTGGTATAGTGAGTGCATCAATCTTTATCTCAATAACAACTTATTCAAGACACAAAGGTCTTGTAGGATCTTGA
- the LOC122606725 gene encoding photosystem II reaction center W protein, chloroplastic-like yields the protein MASVSACTPTLLPNKPSTILGLPAICKMVKVTCSVEKGKTKENPSRLVMTSASSLVAATTAATMSSPMALALVDERMSTEGTGLPFGLSNNLLGWILFGVFGLIWTLYFVYTGSLDEDEDSGLSL from the exons ATGGCATCCGTTTCAGCTTGCACTCCCACACTTCTTCCCAACAAACCTTCCACTATTCTTG GATTACCGGCCATATGCAAAATGGTAAAAGTGACATGTTCAGTTGAAAAAGGTAAAACAAAGGAGAACCCGTCGCGATTGGTGATGACTAGTGCATCATCATTGGTTGCTGCAACGACGGCTGCAACCATGTCAAGCCCAATGGCCTTGGCATTAGTCGATGAGAGAATGAGCACAGAAGGAACCGGACTACCTTTTGGTCTAAGTaacaaccttcttggttggattTTGTTCGGCGTGTTTGGGTTAATATGGACTCTTTACTTCGTCTACACCGGAAGCCTTGACGAGGACGAGGACTCTGGTCTATCACTATAG
- the LOC122606724 gene encoding probable galacturonosyltransferase 6 has product MKKQLRKRTRIFILSLLFLSLFAPLLLLYQSKGFIEDLSSLKGRRDLLNLNLVKQDEDVGVKEPILNVYKDVNVDPLVSSVTSDDDVKSDDPGSGENNDDTKETGEDVDVKGNSEQSQEENTMLNDDGKKGEAGRATLEHDQDVVLQGRKALDMKIKEMKDQVIRARAYLSFAIPANNAHLIKELRLRIKELERAMGDVTKDSDLSKRALQRMRAMEVSLQKAARIYPDCSSMVKKLRAMTTNAEELVRVQKEQEGFLVQLAGRTTPKGLHCLSMRLTAEYFALKPEKRELPRNPDVHDPNLHHFVVFSDNVLACSVVVDSTISSVKDPGKTVFHVVTDSLNFAAISMWFLLHPPKKASVKIHNMDHFDWFSTKYAPPNADGHDSQDPRYTSALNHLRFYLPYIFPTLNKIVLLDHDVVVQRDLTRLWKVNMMGKVNGAVKTCKEHDPAFRRPELLLNLSDPAIARRFSNERCTWAFGLNVFDMREWRRRNLTTVYTQYLQQGKKKPMWKAGTLPLGWMTFYNQTMDLDRKWHVHGLGYHTGIRQEDIEQAAVIHYDGVMKPWLDIGIEKYKTYWRKYVKYNHPYLQQCNIA; this is encoded by the exons atGAAGAAGCAATTACGCAAACGAACAAGGATATTCATCCTTTCTCTTCTTTTCCTCTCTCTTTTTGCTCCTCTCCTTTTGCTCTACC AATCCAAGGGATTTATTGAAGATTTATCTAGTCTG AAAGGCAGGAGGGATTTGCTGAATCTGAATTTAGTAAAGcag GATGAAGATGTAGGCGTAAAAGAACCGATTTTGAACGTGTATAAAGACGTGAACGTTGATCCACTTGTGAGTTCCGTAACTTCAGATGACGACGTTAAGTCTGATGATCCGGGAAGCGGTGAAAACAATGATGATACAAAAGAAACTG GAGAAGATGTTGATGTGAAAGGAAATAGTGAACAGAGCCAGGAGGAGAATACGATGTTAAATGATGATGGGAAAAAG GGAGAGGCTGGTCGTGCAACACTTGAGCATGATCAGGATGTAGTATTGCAAGGACGGAAGGCACTGGATATGAAGATTAAAGAGATGAAAGATCAAGTAATAAGGGCTAGAGCTTACTTGAGCTTTGCAATACCAGCTAACAATGCTCATTTAATTAAGGAATTACGATTACGAATTAAGGAATTAGAGCGAGCCATGGGAGATGTCACCAAAGATTCTGATTTGTCTAAGAG GGCTTTGCAGAGGATGAGGGCCATGGAGGTTTCATTGCAGAAAGCTGCCCGCATATATCCAGATTGCTCTAGCATGGTGAAGAAGCTTCGTGCTATGACTACCAATGCAGAGGAACTAGTTCGAGTACAGAAGGAGCAAGAAGGGTTTTTGGTTCAGTTGGCTGGACGAACTACACCGAAGGGTCTTCACTGTCTTTCCATGAGGCTTACTGCCGAATATTTTGCTTTAAAACCTGAAAAGAGGGAACTTCCTAGAAACCCAGATGTGCATGATCCAAATCTTCATCACTTTGTTGTGTTCTCTGATAATGTACTTGCATGTTCTGTGGTGGTAGACTCCACCATTTCTTCTGTGAAG GACCCAGGGAAGACTGTGTTTCATGTGGTGACAGATTCTCTAAACTTTGCAGCAATCTCTATGTGGTTTTTATTGCATCCCCCCAAAAAAGCTTCAGTCAAGATTCATAACATGGACCACTTCGATTGGTTCTCCACTAAATATGCGCCACCAAATGCTGATGGCCATGATTCCCAGGACCCTAGATATACTTCTGCTTTGAACCACCTCCGATTCTATCTACCATATATCTTTCCGACATTGAATAAAATTGTGCTTCTCGACCATGACGTGGTTGTACAAAGAGATTTAACACGGCTTTGGAAGGTTAACATGATGGGAAAAGTGAATGGAGCCGTTAAGACTTGTAAAGAACACGATCCTGCTTTTCGTCGGCCGGAGTTGTTACTGAACTTATCTGATCCAGCAATCGCAAGGAGATTTAGCAACGAGAGATGCACATGGGCGTTTGGTTTAAATGTGTTTGACATGCGGGAGTGGAGGAGGAGGAATCTGACCACCGTCTATACCCAATACCTGCAACAG GGAAAAAAGAAACCTATGTGGAAAGCTGGTACCTTACCCTTAGGTTGGATGACATTTTACAATCAAACCATGGATTTAGACCGGAAATGGCATGTTCATGGATTAGGATATCATACTGGTATTAGGCAGGAAGATATCGAGCAAGCAGCAGTCATACACTATGATGGAGTCATGAAACCTTGGTTAGATATTGGCATCGAAAAGTACAAAACATATTGGAGGAAATATGTTAAATACAATCACCCGTATCTGCAGCAGTGCAACATAGCTTGA